From Lolium perenne isolate Kyuss_39 chromosome 5, Kyuss_2.0, whole genome shotgun sequence, a single genomic window includes:
- the LOC127302104 gene encoding ETHYLENE INSENSITIVE 3-like 3 protein produces the protein MDQLAILATELGDTSDFEHDGITENDVSDEEIEPEELARRMWKDRVRLRRIKERQQRLALAQAELDKSKPKQISDQAMRKKMSRAHDGILKYMLKLMEVCNARGFVYGIIPDKGKPVSGASDNIRAWWKEKVRFDKNGPAAIAKYEEENLVAADALSSVVRNEHSLMDLQDATLGSLLSSLMQHCDPPQRKFPLEKGTPPPWWPAGNEEWWVSLGLPRGELAPYKKPHDLKKVWKVGVLTCVIKHMSPNFDKIRNHVRKSKCLQDKMTAKESLIWLGVLQREERLVRSIDNGVLEITYHSAREDRNETGNTHSSSNEYDVVGFEEAPLSTSSKDDEQGLPPAAQSSDENASREDRERPNAKHPNQAVRPKAGTKEQPKRKRARRSIVAIEQQVHGTDGAPENSRNLIPDMNRLHQIEAPGMANQISFNQVVITSEALQHTGVAQGHAYLPGSGVSRFDRFDRAQAVNATPVSMYMGGHPLPHEGSSRSESGNPFPLDPDSDINNLPSSYQTSPPKQSLPVAMMDHHVVPMGIRAPGDNSPYIDHVTGGGNPTSVPMQHLADFPFYSEQDRFVGSSFEGLPLDYISMNSPIPDIDDLLRDEDLMEYLGT, from the coding sequence ATGGACCAGCTCGCTATCCTCGCCACGGAGCTGGGCGACACGTCGGACTTCGAGCACGACGGCATCACCGAGAACGATGTCAGCGACGAGGAGATCGAGCCGGAGGAGCTGGCGCGGCGGATGTGGAAGGACAGGGTCAGGCTCCGGAGGATCAAGGAGCGGCAGCAGAGGCTGGCGCTGGCGCAGGCCGAGCTCGACAAGTCCAAGCCCAAGCAGATATCTGACCAGGCCATGCGCAAGAAGATGTCGAGGGCGCACGACGGGATCCTCAAGTACATGCTCAAGCTCATGGAGGTGTGCAACGCCCGCGGCTTCGTCTACGGGATCATCCCCGACAAGGGGAAGCCCGTGAGCGGCGCGTCGGACAACATCAGGGCTTGGTGGAAGGAGAAGGTGAGGTTCGACAAGAATGGGCCGGCGGCGATCGCCAAGTACGAAGAGGAGAACTTGGTGGCCGCGGACGCTCTGAGCAGCGTGGTCAGGAACGAGCACAGCCTCATGGATCTCCAGGACGCCACTCTGGGCTCGCTGCTTTCGTCGTTGATGCAGCACTGTGACCCGCCGCAGCGCAAGTTCCCGCTGGAGAAGGGCACCCCGCCCCCGTGGTGGCCTGCGGGGAATGAGGAATGGTGGGTTTCCTTGGGCCTTCCGAGGGGAGAACTCGCTCCGTACAAAAAGCCTCATGATCTTAAGAAGGTTTGGAAGGTTGGCGTGCTTACGTGTGTTATCAAGCACATGTCACCAAACTTTGATAAGATCAGAAATCATGTGCGCAAATCCAAGTGTTTGCAGGATAAAATGACTGCGAAGGAGAGCCTGATTTGGCTGGGAGTCCTACAGAGGGAGGAAAGGCTTGTTCGCAGCATCGACAATGGTGTCTTGGAGATTACTTACCACAGTGCTCGAGAGGACAGAAATGAAACGGGGAACACACATAGCAGCAGTAATGAGTATGATGTTGTTGGTTTTGAGGAGGCACCTCTTTCTACATCATCTAAAGATGATGAGCAGGGTCTTCCTCCAGCTGCACAATCCAGCGATGAGAATGCCTCAAGGGAAGACAGAGAAAGGCCGAACGCTAAACATCCTAATCAGGCTGTTCGTCCTAAGGCAGGGACAAAAGAACAACCAAAGAGAAAAAGAGCACGTCGCAGTATCGTTGCTATTGAGCAGCAGGTACACGGAACTGATGGTGCACCCGAAAATTCAAGAAATCTGATTCCTGATATGAACCGACTGCACCAAATAGAAGCTCCAGGCATGGCCAACCAGATTAGCTTCAATCAGGTGGTCATTACAAGTGAAGCTTTACAACACACAGGAGTTGCTCAAGGGCATGCCTATCTTCCTGGTTCTGGGGTTAGTAGATTTGATCGTTTTGATAGAGCCCAAGCTGTGAATGCTACTCCTGTAAGCATGTACATGGGAGGACATCCTTTACCTCACGAAGGTAGTTCCAGATCAGAGTCTGGAAATCCCTTTCCACTGGACCCTGATTCTGATATTAATAATTTGCCCAGTAGTTATCAGACTTCACCTCCGAAACAATCACTGCCAGTAGCTATGATGGATCATCATGTGGTTCCCATGGGTATCAGGGCACCAGGTGACAACAGTCCTTATATTGATCATGTAACTGGTGGTGGAAATCCAACTTCTGTCCCTATGCAACACCTCGCAGATTTCCCGTTTTACAGCGAGCAAGATAGGTTTGTTGGCAGTTCCTTTGAGGGTTTGCCTTTGGACTATATCAGCATGAACAGTCCCATCCCAGATATTGATGATCTGCTGCGTGACGAGGATCTAATGGAATACCTGGGAACATAA